In the genome of Methanococcoides burtonii DSM 6242, the window TGTATGCTGTGGAACTTCCCACATCGGTCCAGTGGCCACGCACCAGCATTCCATTGATCTTCTTTCCTTTGCTCATCAATGCAGGGAACAGGTCCTTTGCAAAATCATATTTTTCATCTTTGGGTATCCAGTCGAATATTTCCGGGGAACACATGTAGATACCTGTACTGGCAAGATTACTGAATATCTCTCCTGGACCGGGTTTCTCTAAAAAGCGGTGTATCCTGTTATTGACATCCATGTCTGCAATACCAAATTCACGGGGGTCATCGATGGACATAAGTCCGATGGTTATCATGGCATCGTTCATTTCATGCTGGCGATATATGCTGCGCAGACTAAGGTCCATTACGTGGTCTCCGCCCACTATCATGAACGGTTCATCTTTTAGGAATTCTTCCGCATTTTTCACTCCACCTGCAGTACCGAGCCTCTTTTCTTCATATACATATTCGATATACACTCCGTACATACGGCCGTCACCAAGGCACTCTTCTATCTTTTCTGCCATATATCCAATCGTAATGACGATCTCAGTGAATCCCTCTTTTGCAAGGTGTTCTACCAGATGCACAACGGATGGTTTGTTCAGAATAGGTATGCTTGGCTTTGGTCTTTCAAAAGTTAAAGGGCGAAGTCGTGTGCCTTCCCCGCCACACATGATACACGCTTTCATGTCTTCCAATATGTTGTTTTTCTTTATTACTGTTGCCATAGTCAACTACCCCTCCCTGACTGAAGGGGCTTGATTGTCATTTATGCAATCGTCTGGGCGGTTGACAAACTCCCCTGAGACTCCAAGATATACCTGAAATCTCTTGTTTTATGTTCTATGTTCATTGCACCAATGAGATCTGCATTGTTTTGGTATCCGCAGATTTCACATTCAAAGCTCAATCTGTTACGATTGTTTTTGGAAATGTGGTTGCAACGAATACATGTCTGAGAAGTATAAGCAGGGTCGATATAGTGGGTGAGTATTCCTGCTTCTCTTGCTTTATATTCAATGAAAGTTTGCAGTTGTCGATAAGCCCAACTACTGTGAGTGTGCTTTCTCTTTTTATGGACTTTTTTGAGAGTAGCATCACGGATACCTGTTAAGTCTTCTAAACCAATTACAGATACATTATTTTCAAGTGCGAACTTAACAATTTCTGTAACTATTCAGCCACCTTTGCGTGCTAAAATCCCCCCACCTCAATCTATTTCATCTTCTGACATGGATTTTTACGAAAAAAGCAAGTAGTAGCATTCTATTTAAGTTCACACCCAAAAAATCAATTGGTTTTGCCAAACAGGAGGTGAATGAACACGAAACGCAAAGAAATCCTAGCAGTTTATGAACAAGGTCCCGAAGCAGTTGTCACTCTTGTCACTACATTGTACGACATCATTGCTGAACAACAAAAGATCATAGAACTACAAGCTGCCAGAATAACCGAACTCGAAGAACGAGTTAAAAAGTTGGAAGAGCAACTCAAAAAAAACAGCCGAAACAGCA includes:
- a CDS encoding transposase, with translation MVTEIVKFALENNVSVIGLEDLTGIRDATLKKVHKKRKHTHSSWAYRQLQTFIEYKAREAGILTHYIDPAYTSQTCIRCNHISKNNRNRLSFECEICGYQNNADLIGAMNIEHKTRDFRYILESQGSLSTAQTIA
- a CDS encoding sugar phosphate nucleotidyltransferase encodes the protein MKACIMCGGEGTRLRPLTFERPKPSIPILNKPSVVHLVEHLAKEGFTEIVITIGYMAEKIEECLGDGRMYGVYIEYVYEEKRLGTAGGVKNAEEFLKDEPFMIVGGDHVMDLSLRSIYRQHEMNDAMITIGLMSIDDPREFGIADMDVNNRIHRFLEKPGPGEIFSNLASTGIYMCSPEIFDWIPKDEKYDFAKDLFPALMSKGKKINGMLVRGHWTDVGSSTAYRQAQRWMLESLPGTSIEGNFNTKDARIQGPLKIGNNVIVGTNSALVGPMVIGNNTTIGDNVLIGPYTAIGSNCVIKDNCRILSSYIFNDVTIGSNTNASGSIIDNHTIVGQNCNLENGTVIGPRVIIRDDATIHSDVKIWPEVNIKAGSRIKETIINPEFD